Proteins co-encoded in one Prosthecobacter debontii genomic window:
- a CDS encoding DUF485 domain-containing protein → MDENKTPVDWNRLAAKPEFHALLGRKARFIIKATIFFMAYYLALPILVGYAPDFMKTKVFGEVNVAYLFAFSQFFMAWIMAFVYVRVASKWDKEAAAVIADVK, encoded by the coding sequence AAAACTCCCGTGGATTGGAACCGGCTGGCGGCAAAGCCGGAATTTCATGCCCTGCTAGGTCGCAAGGCTCGCTTCATCATCAAAGCGACCATCTTTTTCATGGCCTATTATTTGGCCCTGCCCATCCTCGTGGGGTATGCGCCCGACTTCATGAAAACGAAAGTCTTCGGCGAGGTCAATGTGGCTTATCTGTTTGCCTTCTCACAGTTCTTCATGGCCTGGATCATGGCTTTCGTTTATGTGCGCGTCGCCTCCAAGTGGGATAAGGAAGCCGCGGCCGTTATTGCCGACGTGAAGTAA